The Litchfieldia alkalitelluris genome has a window encoding:
- a CDS encoding TetR/AcrR family transcriptional regulator, with translation MKDKEKVIIETAIKLFAQKGFTNTSIQEIAVESGISKGAFYLHFKSKDSLLLSVLEYYYDKIQHNLHKFDNLTLPPRETFTRQLESLLDILIQEKEFIIMQTREQAIPLNESVKFFLLRMHKESHEFYQNAIKAIYGDKIKDYLWDLSILLDGLMQAYIRLILLDPTEFNTEKVVKFIMNRLDNIVAGITDDEPLFNESKLTNLMLKTKTFFINDDQKIETVLKQLRQQIEALDEHEDLLISLDVLETEISKDSPRIPVIQGMLSNFKDFPTLDRYRKDIASFYHLKI, from the coding sequence ATGAAAGATAAGGAAAAAGTCATTATTGAAACAGCAATCAAATTATTTGCTCAAAAAGGGTTTACAAATACATCAATTCAAGAAATAGCGGTAGAAAGTGGAATATCTAAAGGAGCATTTTATCTTCACTTTAAGTCAAAGGATTCGCTCCTATTGTCTGTTCTTGAGTACTATTATGATAAAATACAACATAACTTACACAAGTTTGACAACCTGACACTTCCACCTAGAGAGACCTTTACACGTCAGTTAGAATCTTTATTAGATATACTCATTCAAGAAAAAGAATTTATTATCATGCAAACAAGAGAACAAGCTATTCCATTGAATGAGTCCGTTAAATTCTTTTTATTAAGGATGCACAAAGAGTCTCATGAATTTTATCAAAATGCTATTAAAGCTATATACGGGGATAAAATAAAGGATTATCTTTGGGATTTATCAATTCTCCTTGACGGGCTAATGCAAGCCTATATTCGTTTAATACTTCTTGATCCAACTGAATTTAATACTGAAAAGGTCGTTAAATTTATTATGAATAGATTGGATAATATTGTGGCTGGAATTACCGACGACGAACCACTTTTTAACGAATCAAAATTAACGAATTTAATGTTAAAGACTAAAACTTTTTTTATAAATGACGATCAAAAAATCGAAACTGTTTTAAAACAATTACGTCAGCAAATCGAAGCACTCGATGAACATGAAGATCTTTTAATTTCACTTGATGTTTTAGAAACTGAAATTAGTAAAGACTCACCTAGAATACCAGTTATTCAAGGAATGCTTTCGAACTTCAAAGACTTCCCTACACTTGACAGATATCGTAAAGATATCGCTTCCTTCTATCACTTAAAAATTTAA
- a CDS encoding AI-2E family transporter, with protein sequence MLKSKVHFWTLQILLVLLIVYVGSRVSFLFQPIIVFSSTLFLPILIAGILFFIFNPIVKLLEKGKAPRAIAILVLYLLFISLIIVLGSLIGPVVSEQITDFIRNSPRYAAAIQGYVIQLSEEPWFTWIMTQEYVSINEIEAGFLNFVATIPDNIAASIGQVLGVVTNITLIIITVPFILFYMLKDGHRFSETVVKFFPNSYRSEVLVILKDLYVTLSTYIQGQVIVSLVIGTGCFIGFLIIDLKYALLLGMIIAITNIIPYVGPFIGAAPAVVIGLLDSPTKALLAAIVVLIVQQLDGNVLSPLIIGKRLNTHPLTIILLLIGAGSFGGIIGMILAVPTYAVIKAVVLHVVRLVRLRRKYRDELIV encoded by the coding sequence GTGTTAAAGTCGAAGGTCCACTTTTGGACCCTTCAAATCCTACTAGTTTTATTGATTGTATATGTAGGATCAAGGGTTTCATTTTTATTTCAGCCAATCATTGTTTTTAGTTCTACTCTCTTTTTGCCCATATTAATTGCAGGAATTTTGTTTTTTATCTTTAACCCGATTGTTAAACTTTTAGAGAAAGGGAAAGCACCTCGGGCGATTGCCATCCTTGTATTATACTTATTGTTTATTAGTCTAATCATTGTACTAGGTTCACTTATTGGTCCAGTGGTTTCGGAACAAATAACTGACTTCATCCGAAATTCACCGAGGTATGCTGCAGCCATCCAAGGTTATGTTATTCAACTATCTGAGGAACCTTGGTTTACGTGGATTATGACCCAAGAGTATGTATCTATTAATGAAATTGAAGCCGGATTCCTAAACTTTGTTGCAACCATTCCTGATAATATTGCAGCAAGTATTGGTCAAGTTTTAGGTGTTGTCACCAACATTACATTAATTATCATTACTGTTCCGTTTATATTGTTTTATATGTTGAAGGACGGACATAGATTTTCTGAAACAGTCGTTAAATTTTTCCCGAATTCTTATCGCAGCGAAGTGCTCGTTATTTTAAAAGATCTTTATGTAACACTATCTACCTACATCCAGGGCCAAGTGATTGTTTCGCTAGTGATCGGTACAGGATGTTTTATTGGCTTCTTAATCATCGACCTAAAATATGCTCTTCTTTTAGGAATGATTATCGCTATTACAAACATTATTCCTTATGTAGGACCCTTTATTGGAGCAGCACCTGCCGTCGTAATTGGTTTACTTGATTCGCCAACAAAAGCTCTTTTGGCAGCAATCGTTGTGTTAATTGTTCAACAGCTTGATGGGAATGTTCTTTCTCCTCTAATTATTGGTAAAAGATTAAATACCCACCCATTAACAATCATTTTATTATTAATTGGTGCTGGGAGCTTTGGGGGAATTATCGGAATGATTCTTGCAGTTCCTACATATGCAGTCATTAAAGCAGTAGTCTTACATGTAGTTCGACTTGTTCGCTTAAGAAGAAAGTATAGAGACGAATTAATCGTTTAA
- a CDS encoding MarR family winged helix-turn-helix transcriptional regulator translates to MQSRDDLVHELEKQFRIAFRQLKSEINDLFKNEITSNEYAILRFLSHFGPQMASAISKEFNVSASHITAVTDSLYKQNLIKRERSETDRRIVHIIITDEGKDLVKRLEALKHNFLYSKFDSLSDEEIQTMIKIYKKILK, encoded by the coding sequence ATGCAGTCTAGAGATGATTTAGTACATGAACTAGAAAAGCAATTTCGTATCGCGTTTAGACAACTGAAATCAGAAATTAATGATTTGTTTAAAAACGAAATAACAAGCAATGAGTATGCCATTTTAAGGTTCCTTTCTCATTTCGGTCCACAAATGGCATCCGCAATATCTAAAGAATTTAACGTTTCAGCAAGTCATATTACAGCTGTAACAGATAGCCTCTATAAGCAAAATTTAATTAAGCGCGAGCGTTCGGAAACTGACCGCCGTATTGTTCACATTATTATTACTGATGAAGGAAAAGACCTAGTCAAACGATTAGAAGCTCTTAAGCATAACTTCCTCTATTCAAAGTTTGATTCTCTCTCTGATGAAGAAATACAAACAATGATTAAGATATACAAGAAAATTTTAAAATGA
- a CDS encoding cell wall hydrolase: protein MKLFKKLVITSTLALSLFAFNNATTEASSTTYTVKAGDTLWKIATANSVSVNTLKQENKQTTNTIYPGQKLAIPQAISAADKDLMARIVHAEAKGESYAGKVAVATVVLNRVDSSLFPNTIKGVIYERTSNGGYAFSPVGNGAINQAADASAKQAVEEAIAFRGQGKGSLFFYNPAKITNKWILSREVTVVIGNHTFAK, encoded by the coding sequence ATGAAACTATTTAAAAAACTAGTGATTACTTCGACTCTTGCATTATCATTATTCGCTTTCAATAATGCAACTACTGAAGCATCATCAACAACTTATACAGTTAAAGCAGGAGATACACTATGGAAAATTGCTACTGCAAACAGTGTATCAGTTAATACCCTGAAACAGGAAAACAAGCAAACTACTAACACAATATATCCAGGGCAAAAGTTAGCGATACCACAAGCTATTAGTGCTGCAGACAAGGACTTAATGGCACGAATTGTTCATGCAGAAGCTAAGGGTGAGTCATATGCTGGTAAAGTTGCAGTTGCGACAGTGGTTCTTAACCGTGTGGACAGCTCTTTATTCCCAAATACGATTAAAGGTGTTATCTATGAACGCACATCAAATGGTGGCTATGCGTTCTCACCGGTAGGGAACGGCGCAATCAACCAAGCAGCAGATGCTAGTGCTAAACAAGCAGTAGAAGAAGCAATCGCTTTTAGAGGTCAAGGTAAAGGATCATTATTCTTCTACAATCCAGCTAAAATCACTAACAAATGGATTTTATCTAGAGAAGTTACTGTAGTAATCGGAAATCATACTTTTGCAAAATAA
- a CDS encoding dipeptidase, which translates to MHVIDLHCDALLKLWEHKGELRFSDSEELETNKQRLKTGKVKVQSFAIFIEPEMKSDQKFQAALDQIEYFYTEVLGKNPEMKQIKNWEDFDTLEDNEIGAMLTLEGVDAIGNDLQKLSILFQLGVRSVGLTWNNANLAADGAGEPRGAGLTTLGIEIVQMNNKHQVLTDVSHLSERAFWDVMEIADYPIASHSNSKALCDHPRNLTDAQANEMFVKNGLIHVVYNPPFINEKGPATIGDLIKHIDHFCSLGGVNQIGLGSDFDGISKFIIDLEDASKTQNLINELLKYFTEDQVKGFAYLNFLNHRPNMK; encoded by the coding sequence ATGCATGTGATTGATTTACATTGTGATGCTTTATTAAAGCTCTGGGAACATAAAGGGGAATTACGATTTAGTGACTCAGAAGAACTTGAAACTAACAAGCAACGTCTGAAAACAGGGAAAGTTAAGGTTCAAAGCTTTGCTATTTTTATAGAACCAGAAATGAAGTCAGATCAAAAATTTCAAGCTGCATTAGACCAAATCGAGTATTTCTATACAGAGGTACTGGGTAAAAACCCTGAGATGAAACAGATAAAAAACTGGGAGGACTTTGATACACTTGAGGATAATGAAATTGGAGCGATGCTTACTCTTGAGGGTGTTGATGCAATCGGGAATGATTTGCAGAAATTAAGCATTCTGTTTCAATTAGGTGTCCGCTCTGTGGGCTTAACTTGGAATAATGCAAATTTAGCGGCAGATGGAGCGGGTGAGCCGAGGGGAGCAGGCCTCACCACTTTAGGCATTGAAATTGTCCAAATGAACAATAAGCATCAAGTACTTACTGATGTCTCCCATCTTAGTGAGAGAGCATTTTGGGATGTAATGGAAATTGCAGACTATCCAATCGCAAGTCATTCGAATTCAAAAGCCCTATGTGACCACCCACGTAATCTTACAGATGCGCAGGCAAACGAAATGTTTGTGAAAAACGGTCTGATTCATGTGGTCTATAACCCTCCATTCATAAATGAAAAAGGCCCTGCGACGATTGGAGATTTAATTAAACATATTGATCACTTCTGTAGCCTTGGAGGAGTGAACCAAATTGGCTTAGGCTCAGACTTTGATGGAATAAGTAAGTTCATTATTGATTTAGAAGATGCTTCAAAAACGCAAAATCTAATCAATGAGCTCTTAAAATATTTCACTGAGGACCAAGTAAAAGGATTTGCCTACCTAAACTTTCTAAACCATCGACCAAATATGAAATAA
- a CDS encoding YwmB family TATA-box binding protein, whose product MKLSLSILLLITIVFNFYNQVMGNEHKEMIDELIEIAAESGVEYSSWTVYSRGLIEYVANETELNERFESFIDEHPEFVWKIENEKVDHHFLMKGVKENSSQQLYETIIVTGYLYNGEYEINVAYEITGESWTKEVKQYVYSTYQTKFNDSEMFYTIRGTLNSESENLKKKAEQLLKGFNGELTEGLFEQDFISMSALADEIDAPVMKNAGHEMNLQIGLRANEASNLVDVTIGTPIITTEY is encoded by the coding sequence ATGAAATTAAGTTTATCAATACTACTATTAATAACGATAGTATTTAACTTTTATAATCAGGTTATGGGAAATGAACATAAAGAGATGATAGATGAACTAATTGAAATAGCAGCGGAAAGTGGAGTAGAGTACTCTTCTTGGACAGTCTATAGTCGAGGTCTTATAGAGTATGTTGCTAATGAAACGGAACTGAATGAGAGATTTGAGAGTTTTATAGATGAACATCCTGAATTCGTGTGGAAAATAGAAAATGAAAAGGTTGATCATCATTTTTTGATGAAGGGTGTTAAAGAAAATAGCTCACAACAACTGTATGAAACGATTATAGTTACAGGTTATCTTTATAATGGTGAATACGAGATTAATGTAGCTTATGAAATCACCGGAGAAAGTTGGACAAAAGAAGTAAAGCAATATGTCTATTCAACCTATCAAACTAAATTTAATGATAGTGAAATGTTTTATACGATAAGAGGAACTCTAAATAGTGAATCCGAGAACTTGAAGAAAAAAGCAGAGCAACTCTTAAAGGGGTTTAATGGAGAATTAACAGAAGGACTTTTTGAACAAGATTTTATTAGTATGTCAGCTCTAGCAGATGAGATTGATGCTCCGGTTATGAAGAATGCAGGGCATGAAATGAATTTGCAAATTGGATTAAGAGCTAATGAGGCTTCAAATCTTGTAGATGTGACTATTGGGACGCCTATTATTACGACAGAATATTAA
- a CDS encoding ABC transporter ATP-binding protein — MKGMGPGPGPMGSGEKPKEFKRTLFCLLAYLKPRKGRLVLVAIAAIFSTVFNVISPKLLGDVTTSLFSSYTNDVRVDFEFIGRIVFMLIGLYIFSALFSYIQQYIMAGVSQKTSAEIREAVNEKLSRLPLKYFDQHSHGDVLSRAVNDIDNINNSLQQALSQLITSIISILGILIMMLIISPWLTLVTLISFPLSMLAIRFVASFSQKHFIGQQHELGTINGHIEEMFSNHQIVKSFGHEKSAIEQFDKINDRLYKSGWQAQFYSGLMMPLMIFVGNLSYVFVSIAGGFLVLNGSIRLGDVQAFIQYSQQLSQPMAQAAGIANMIQAAIASAERVFSLLDENEEEKEEPLQTDMNRIEGHITFNHVRFGYEKNKPIIKDLTLDVKAGQTVAIVGPTGAGKTTIINLLMRFYQIDAGRILVDGIDMNDMSREQVRSLFAMVLQDTWLFNGTIKENILYGRENASENEIISAAKSAYADEFIRTLPDGYETMLGEDATNISQGQRQLLTIARAILADPKILILDEATSNVDTRTEMNIQKAMNKLMKGRTSFVIAHRLSTIRGADMILVMNNGEVIEKGSHNELLSQNGFYAELYHSQLSRSIAN; from the coding sequence ATGAAAGGGATGGGTCCTGGGCCTGGTCCGATGGGATCAGGAGAAAAACCGAAAGAATTTAAGAGAACACTATTCTGCTTGTTAGCTTATTTAAAACCTAGAAAAGGTCGGCTTGTTCTTGTAGCGATTGCTGCGATATTTTCTACTGTTTTTAATGTGATCAGTCCAAAGCTTCTCGGTGATGTAACTACGTCATTATTTTCTAGCTATACGAATGATGTACGGGTTGATTTTGAGTTTATTGGAAGAATTGTCTTCATGTTAATTGGATTATATATTTTTTCAGCCCTATTTTCGTACATTCAACAATATATCATGGCAGGTGTTTCACAAAAAACGAGTGCTGAAATTCGAGAGGCTGTAAATGAAAAGTTATCAAGATTGCCGTTGAAATACTTTGATCAACATTCACATGGAGATGTCCTTAGTAGAGCAGTAAATGATATTGATAATATTAATAACTCCTTACAGCAAGCTCTTTCTCAACTAATCACATCAATCATTTCAATCCTTGGTATTTTAATTATGATGCTTATCATTAGCCCATGGCTAACTCTTGTTACATTAATTTCATTTCCATTAAGCATGCTTGCAATTCGATTTGTTGCCTCTTTTTCTCAAAAGCATTTTATTGGTCAGCAACATGAATTAGGAACAATTAATGGTCATATTGAAGAAATGTTTTCCAATCATCAAATTGTTAAGTCATTTGGACATGAAAAATCTGCAATCGAACAATTTGATAAAATCAATGACCGACTTTATAAATCAGGATGGCAAGCTCAATTTTACTCAGGCTTGATGATGCCACTTATGATTTTTGTGGGGAACTTAAGTTATGTGTTTGTTAGTATTGCGGGTGGTTTTCTTGTATTAAATGGAAGTATTCGACTTGGTGATGTTCAAGCCTTTATTCAATATTCACAGCAACTATCACAACCGATGGCGCAGGCAGCAGGTATTGCAAATATGATTCAAGCAGCGATTGCTTCTGCTGAACGGGTATTTTCTCTTTTAGATGAAAATGAAGAAGAAAAAGAGGAGCCGCTTCAAACAGATATGAACAGAATTGAAGGGCATATTACCTTCAATCATGTTCGATTTGGTTATGAAAAGAATAAACCAATTATTAAGGATCTAACTCTTGATGTCAAAGCAGGACAAACGGTGGCAATTGTTGGACCTACTGGGGCGGGTAAAACAACAATCATTAACTTACTCATGAGATTTTATCAGATTGACGCTGGAAGAATCCTTGTAGATGGAATCGATATGAACGATATGTCTCGAGAGCAGGTACGGTCACTTTTTGCAATGGTTCTTCAGGACACATGGCTATTCAATGGGACCATTAAAGAAAATATATTGTATGGCCGTGAGAATGCATCAGAAAATGAAATCATTAGTGCAGCAAAAAGTGCATATGCAGATGAATTTATTCGGACATTGCCAGATGGGTATGAAACTATGTTAGGTGAAGATGCAACAAATATTTCGCAAGGCCAACGCCAGCTTTTAACAATAGCAAGAGCGATCTTGGCTGATCCTAAAATCCTCATTTTAGATGAGGCAACAAGTAATGTTGATACCCGAACAGAGATGAATATTCAAAAAGCGATGAATAAATTAATGAAGGGAAGAACAAGCTTTGTGATTGCCCATCGACTATCAACAATTAGAGGAGCTGACATGATCCTAGTTATGAACAACGGCGAGGTTATTGAAAAAGGCTCACATAATGAGTTGCTAAGTCAAAATGGGTTTTATGCCGAATTATATCACTCTCAATTATCAAGAAGTATCGCGAACTAA
- a CDS encoding peptidylprolyl isomerase has product MLTDLKNRKKFISIVVVIIIAIIISTFLLKKEVVASVSGVSITKAELSDELFEQYGTTVLDTLITNKLIQLESESQKLTVTDEEIQTEVDTLISSYGGEETFASVLESNGTSMNTVKKDIKLYLLTEKLLQERITITDEEMAAYFEENKATFAISEQVEASHILVKDEETANEVLSKLNDGEDFATLANEYSTDTANASNGGKLGFFGKGEMVEDFEKVAFDLDIDEISEPVKTEHGYHIIKVTNKQEATEANFEDSKESIKQTLLDEKMSTEYSTLVTELKEKYEIETFNN; this is encoded by the coding sequence ATGTTAACCGATTTAAAAAATAGAAAGAAATTTATAAGTATTGTAGTCGTAATTATTATAGCCATTATTATATCCACCTTTTTGTTGAAGAAAGAAGTAGTTGCAAGTGTCTCTGGTGTATCAATTACAAAAGCAGAATTATCGGACGAACTTTTCGAGCAATATGGAACTACTGTTTTAGATACGCTAATCACCAATAAATTAATTCAGCTTGAGTCTGAAAGTCAAAAGCTTACCGTTACTGACGAAGAAATACAAACAGAAGTAGATACATTAATTAGCTCATATGGTGGAGAAGAAACGTTCGCTTCTGTCCTAGAGTCAAACGGGACATCCATGAATACGGTTAAAAAGGATATTAAATTATATCTGTTGACTGAAAAACTTTTACAAGAAAGAATTACTATTACCGATGAAGAAATGGCAGCCTATTTTGAAGAGAATAAAGCCACCTTTGCCATCAGTGAACAGGTTGAGGCAAGTCATATTTTAGTTAAAGACGAAGAGACAGCAAATGAGGTCCTTTCCAAGTTAAATGATGGTGAAGACTTTGCCACACTTGCGAACGAATATTCAACTGATACAGCCAATGCAAGTAATGGTGGAAAATTGGGATTTTTTGGTAAGGGTGAGATGGTTGAGGACTTTGAAAAAGTCGCTTTTGATTTAGACATTGACGAGATTAGTGAGCCTGTAAAAACAGAACATGGCTACCACATCATCAAGGTTACAAATAAACAAGAGGCCACAGAAGCTAATTTTGAAGACAGTAAGGAAAGTATTAAACAAACTTTATTAGACGAAAAAATGAGTACTGAATACTCGACATTAGTTACAGAGTTAAAAGAGAAGTATGAGATTGAAACCTTTAATAATTAA
- a CDS encoding MDR family MFS transporter: protein MEHLEQKKKVVIMIAIMAAMLFAALNQTIVGTALPRIIAELGGMEYFSWVFTIYMLASSITAILVGKLSDIYGRKPFILIGIGIFIVGSFLAGLAESIGQLIAFRAIQGLGGGMIMSTAFTAVGDLFAPRERGRWQGIMSGVFGLASVFGPTLGGWIVDNTDWHWIFWVFLPVGVIAFLMIMFMFPATVRKETEPVDYFGSLFLTLTIIPMLLAFSWGGTQYPWASFQIISLLIATVIALTIFIMIEKRVKSPVLPLPLFKNSIFTISNMVGFLQGAGMFGAIMYMPFFVQGVIGTSATASGLVMMPMTLSMVIASTIGGSLITKTGKYKKMALLGLTIMAAGMTSMTFMGTHSTNFIAVIHMIIVGIGLGISFPVFTLTIQNAVEQKLLGVATASSQLFRQIGGTVGVAIMGTIMATRMQTKMEDLSAESGLNLESVSDLDPSVAASIEKMQNPQVLMDPNQLAEIKASLPDQMNGVFDQLVSMLREALSYSLTGVFLIGGIIVGSAILLTLFLQEIPLRQSNEDPEQETEDQSSLTVAKSTSKP, encoded by the coding sequence ATGGAGCATTTAGAACAGAAAAAGAAAGTAGTTATCATGATTGCCATTATGGCTGCAATGCTTTTTGCAGCCTTAAATCAAACCATAGTCGGTACAGCGTTACCTAGAATTATCGCTGAATTGGGTGGAATGGAATATTTCAGCTGGGTTTTTACTATATACATGCTCGCATCAAGTATTACTGCCATCTTAGTAGGTAAGCTTTCTGATATATACGGACGTAAACCATTTATATTAATTGGGATAGGTATTTTTATTGTTGGTTCCTTTTTGGCCGGTTTAGCTGAATCAATTGGTCAATTAATAGCATTCAGAGCAATTCAAGGTCTTGGCGGTGGGATGATTATGTCTACTGCATTTACTGCGGTGGGAGATTTATTTGCTCCTCGTGAACGTGGACGTTGGCAAGGAATAATGAGTGGGGTATTTGGCTTAGCAAGTGTATTCGGTCCGACTTTAGGTGGTTGGATTGTCGATAATACAGACTGGCACTGGATTTTCTGGGTGTTTCTTCCTGTCGGTGTTATTGCTTTCTTAATGATTATGTTTATGTTTCCTGCAACCGTGCGAAAGGAAACAGAACCAGTTGATTATTTCGGGTCGCTTTTCTTAACATTAACGATTATACCCATGCTTCTTGCGTTTTCTTGGGGCGGTACACAATATCCTTGGGCATCATTCCAAATTATTAGCTTATTAATTGCTACAGTGATTGCACTCACTATTTTTATCATGATTGAAAAAAGAGTGAAAAGTCCAGTTCTTCCTCTTCCTCTCTTTAAAAATAGTATATTCACTATATCTAATATGGTCGGTTTCTTACAGGGTGCAGGTATGTTTGGTGCAATCATGTATATGCCGTTTTTCGTTCAAGGAGTAATTGGAACATCTGCAACTGCTTCAGGGCTTGTGATGATGCCTATGACATTAAGTATGGTTATTGCAAGTACTATTGGAGGTTCTTTAATTACAAAAACAGGTAAATATAAAAAAATGGCTTTACTAGGGCTTACAATTATGGCTGCCGGGATGACGTCAATGACTTTTATGGGCACACATTCAACAAACTTCATTGCGGTCATTCATATGATCATTGTTGGAATCGGCCTAGGCATCAGCTTTCCAGTCTTCACATTAACGATTCAAAATGCGGTTGAACAAAAACTTTTAGGGGTTGCAACTGCTTCTTCTCAGCTTTTCCGGCAGATTGGAGGAACGGTCGGGGTAGCAATCATGGGTACTATTATGGCTACCCGAATGCAAACAAAAATGGAAGACCTTTCAGCAGAGTCTGGTTTGAACTTGGAAAGCGTATCAGATCTTGATCCTTCTGTAGCAGCAAGCATAGAAAAAATGCAGAACCCTCAGGTTTTAATGGATCCTAATCAGCTAGCAGAGATTAAGGCGAGTCTTCCAGATCAAATGAACGGAGTATTTGATCAGTTGGTATCGATGTTAAGGGAAGCGTTAAGTTATTCATTAACTGGTGTATTCCTAATTGGTGGAATTATTGTAGGTTCTGCGATTTTACTGACACTATTTCTACAAGAAATTCCTTTACGTCAGTCAAATGAAGATCCTGAACAGGAAACTGAAGATCAGTCTTCATTGACCGTGGCGAAATCTACTTCAAAACCATAA
- a CDS encoding DHA2 family efflux MFS transporter permease subunit, with translation MISLIIGAFFAILNETLLNVAFTDLIHEFQVDAPTIQWLATGFMLVVGVLVPITALLTSWFTTRQMFIGAMIVFTIGTIICGIAPNFSTLLIGRLIQACGTGLLMPVMMNTILLIYPPHQRGGAMGTVGLVIMFAPAIGPTISGIILEALNWRWLFYIVIPFAIFSIAFASVYLKNVSEVTKPKVDFVSVILSTLGFGGIVFGFSSAGEGSAGWTHPEVYLAIIIGFISLILFVWRQLRLEEPMLDVRVFKYPMFALTTILLIISMMTLFSTIILLPMLLRGGLAFSAFMTGIALLPGGLINGLISPVTGRLFDKYGPRKLVIPGTLILVITMWFFSNISMETSLFTFIILHTFLSIGIAMIMMPTQTNGLNQLNRKHYPHGTAILNTLQQVAAAIGVAFFVSIMSTGQDIYLNQSNDPTSTNELAQSLISGVKLAFTVGLGFAIIGLILAFFIKRTISPESADEVKVHQH, from the coding sequence ATGATTTCGTTAATCATAGGAGCATTTTTCGCAATATTAAATGAAACATTATTAAACGTTGCTTTTACTGATTTAATTCATGAATTTCAAGTTGATGCTCCAACGATACAGTGGTTAGCGACAGGATTTATGTTAGTTGTAGGAGTACTCGTACCAATAACAGCATTATTAACTAGCTGGTTTACAACAAGACAAATGTTTATTGGGGCTATGATAGTGTTTACAATTGGAACAATAATCTGTGGCATTGCGCCTAATTTTTCCACTTTACTAATTGGACGCCTTATTCAAGCGTGTGGAACAGGATTGTTAATGCCAGTAATGATGAATACGATTCTTTTAATTTATCCACCACACCAAAGAGGAGGAGCCATGGGGACAGTTGGATTGGTTATCATGTTTGCTCCAGCAATTGGACCGACAATCTCAGGGATTATTCTTGAAGCGTTAAATTGGCGTTGGCTATTTTATATTGTCATTCCATTTGCTATTTTCTCTATTGCGTTTGCAAGTGTATATCTTAAAAACGTATCAGAGGTAACAAAGCCAAAAGTTGATTTTGTCTCTGTAATATTATCTACACTAGGTTTTGGTGGAATTGTTTTCGGATTTAGTAGTGCGGGAGAAGGAAGTGCTGGATGGACACACCCTGAGGTTTACTTAGCAATTATTATTGGTTTTATCTCACTCATTCTGTTTGTTTGGAGACAATTACGTCTAGAGGAACCAATGTTAGATGTAAGAGTATTTAAATATCCAATGTTTGCATTGACTACTATTTTATTAATTATTTCAATGATGACCTTATTTTCAACCATTATTCTCTTACCAATGCTATTACGAGGGGGCCTTGCATTCTCAGCATTTATGACAGGAATTGCACTCCTACCAGGTGGACTTATCAATGGGTTAATTTCACCAGTAACAGGCCGTCTATTTGATAAATATGGGCCCAGAAAGCTAGTTATTCCTGGTACACTCATTTTAGTTATAACGATGTGGTTTTTCTCGAATATATCAATGGAAACTTCATTGTTCACATTCATTATTCTTCATACGTTTTTATCGATCGGAATTGCTATGATTATGATGCCAACACAAACAAATGGGTTGAATCAACTGAACAGAAAGCATTATCCACATGGAACTGCCATATTAAACACATTACAACAGGTAGCGGCCGCAATTGGTGTAGCATTTTTTGTAAGCATCATGTCTACGGGACAAGACATCTACCTGAATCAATCTAATGACCCAACATCAACCAACGAACTAGCTCAATCGTTGATTTCTGGTGTGAAATTGGCGTTTACTGTTGGTCTAGGGTTCGCAATCATTGGATTGATATTAGCCTTTTTTATAAAAAGAACAATCTCACCAGAATCTGCAGACGAAGTGAAAGTTCATCAACATTAA